Proteins encoded together in one Candidatus Xianfuyuplasma coldseepsis window:
- the ffh gene encoding signal recognition particle protein — translation MAFENLSDRLQMAMRRVTGKGRLTEQDINDMMREVRLSLLEADVNYKVVREFTKDVKEKALGEKILKGLNPGQQVVKIVHDELQQVMGDKAEPIGMNMVGITKVMLVGLQGAGKTTTAGKLALFLRKQHNVKPLLVALDIYRPAAVEQLKTLAGQLNVDIYEQGTTKKPEIIIQEAMDYAVSNGNNLVIADTAGRLHIDDSMMDELVRVKSIMKPDEVLLTLDAMTGQDAVNVTEHFHSTLQVTGAILTKLDGDTRGGAALSLRRITNVPIKLMGMGEKLDQLEVFHPERMASRILGMGDVMTLVDKVTENIDEDDMMGMMEKMMSGKFNYNDYIKQLKMIKRMGSLGGILKLIPGMGKALKGQDIDEKQLVYIEAMISSMTKEERKNPKLIARSSSRRRRIASGSGRRVSDVNRLIQTMDQQAQMMKRMGSMNPAQMNPANPLSAMQQPSRQKKKGKGKNKRRYPF, via the coding sequence ATGGCATTTGAGAATTTAAGTGATCGCCTCCAAATGGCGATGCGTCGGGTGACGGGTAAAGGTCGTCTGACCGAGCAAGACATCAATGATATGATGCGTGAAGTGCGTCTCAGTTTACTGGAGGCGGATGTTAATTATAAAGTGGTACGTGAATTTACCAAAGATGTGAAAGAAAAAGCCCTGGGTGAAAAGATCTTAAAAGGACTAAATCCAGGACAGCAAGTTGTTAAAATCGTTCATGACGAGTTGCAACAAGTCATGGGAGATAAAGCCGAACCAATCGGTATGAACATGGTTGGTATAACCAAAGTTATGCTGGTGGGATTACAGGGTGCTGGGAAAACAACCACCGCTGGTAAACTAGCACTATTTTTACGAAAACAACACAATGTAAAACCATTATTGGTTGCACTGGATATATATCGCCCCGCCGCAGTGGAACAACTCAAAACCTTGGCTGGACAATTGAATGTTGATATTTACGAGCAAGGAACAACAAAGAAACCGGAAATCATCATTCAAGAAGCGATGGATTATGCCGTTTCAAACGGTAATAATCTGGTTATTGCGGACACCGCAGGACGCCTTCATATTGATGATTCGATGATGGATGAACTTGTCCGAGTGAAATCAATTATGAAACCTGATGAGGTATTGTTGACGTTAGATGCAATGACCGGACAAGATGCTGTCAATGTTACCGAACATTTCCATTCCACCTTACAAGTAACGGGTGCAATTTTAACCAAATTGGATGGCGATACTCGCGGGGGAGCTGCACTATCCTTGCGTCGCATCACCAACGTCCCGATTAAATTGATGGGAATGGGTGAAAAACTCGATCAACTCGAAGTGTTCCATCCGGAACGTATGGCCTCACGAATCCTCGGTATGGGCGATGTCATGACCCTTGTTGATAAGGTCACCGAGAATATCGATGAAGACGATATGATGGGTATGATGGAAAAAATGATGAGTGGGAAATTTAATTATAACGACTACATCAAACAATTAAAAATGATTAAACGAATGGGATCTCTTGGCGGAATCTTAAAACTAATACCCGGTATGGGAAAAGCATTAAAAGGCCAAGATATTGATGAAAAACAATTGGTCTATATTGAAGCGATGATTTCAAGTATGACCAAAGAAGAACGAAAAAATCCCAAATTGATTGCCCGTTCTTCCTCACGTCGTCGTCGTATTGCAAGCGGTAGTGGTCGTCGTGTGAGCGATGTGAATCGCTTGATTCAAACGATGGATCAACAAGCGCAAATGATGAAACGAATGGGCTCGATGAATCCCGCTCAAATGAATCCTGCGAACCCACTTTCAGCGATGCAACAACCATCCCGACAAAAGAAAAAGGGAAAAGGTAAAAACAAACGAAGATATCCATTTTAG
- the ylxM gene encoding YlxM family DNA-binding protein produces MDILEKTLELQSLYDLYNPLLTDKQKRYFEQYYFDDFSISEISENENISRNGVHDLLKRTVQKLYDLEMKLHLHEQAKKREEIHQKYDKKGSDETIHKLLEELRKVE; encoded by the coding sequence ATGGACATTTTAGAGAAAACACTGGAATTGCAATCGCTGTACGACTTGTATAATCCGTTATTAACAGACAAGCAGAAACGATATTTTGAACAGTACTATTTTGATGATTTTTCGATTAGTGAGATTAGTGAGAATGAGAATATAAGTCGAAACGGCGTTCATGATTTATTGAAACGTACGGTTCAGAAACTATACGATTTGGAAATGAAGTTGCATCTTCATGAACAAGCTAAGAAACGCGAAGAAATCCATCAAAAATACGACAAAAAAGGCAGTGATGAAACGATACATAAACTGCTTGAAGAGTTGCGAAAAGTAGAGTGA
- a CDS encoding AAA domain-containing protein, translating into MALQKDRLLESLDQLRDTIRQEEQLKGRQVPVCSDNVLREIAKTKPLKISDFLAISGIGRVFMERYASRFLQVIMTYQQESVNEVHVSKTAFKVLDHYKDRLTNISRRNPNLYMGKIVRRRNFDMAALQLNLEIVQFLTNKRQKVLSLRFPSTIEGDQLERHITVLYRETNKDEKETGSYDLYLAYPYVEGVFKRDQFAIKAPLLYFPVKLVRKQRAFELHKVTDKDIIFNRDLLLAISKFEQNDVDSKTPFLQEVSIKAIRDIVIPYYEANGIELKKPEVSMDFIPFKRELKDQFVKRKKGVFHLLEYMTLGRYKLYSSMIQKDMSTILDQQKYNDLLEGLIDESNLYSQEKDVVFQLSSAPINEERLSYINDVNYAQEKVIDLVNTEQKLVIWGPPGTGKSQTITSLIASSVLKGQNVLVVSEKKVALDVIYSRLKNASRYTMFIDDTENKQAFYQKMQTFVSPSAPERTLNNDIYELEQQISKVLFDMDRAIELLYHESIQYVPIHKLYSRYVRDKDVLADFTPKQVHQLFASVFGDITFKQMDILEQTFDTNAHLRDYLRYETMCRDYPLLEKLETKISRSNKIDLENFTEEFRKLENQLEHVWFLKRRKLKKEFIEGHKKSILYLTKKRSIDKAYMKLLLQDDTLHNYIMTNLNKLNKLRKRHKELTPFKHKFLNMFLTHPQLMNREDPAKIRRYLFDAFYTGYLEEFKAQHQEYLYIFDKYEDKRQELDRLMEQKREITIETFDMELYKYALNLLDSKRIMDIKRSLESERKLSVKAFINQFQLELMNSIKIWMMTPETVSAILPLVYGMFDVVIFDEASQMYVEKGIPSIYRAKKVVIAGDTKQLRPSSLGIGRLEDDDEYYEEDVIKDITMDAKSLLDLARYKYYETILNYHYRSRYEELIAFSNYAFYEGKLIVSPNQQTPDKPPIEYVHVKDGVFDNRRNEEEAKAVIRLLRKVFRERTNNETIGVITFNSSQRDLIENYIDEELFKRGKYQKLFERELFRQEDGEDKSLFVKNIENVQGDERDIIIFSMGYGRDPEGIVHRRFGWLNNEGGQNRLNVAISRAKQKVYFVSSLYPEELKVEDLKSTGPKLLKNYMRYCYYISNNKPDLARDVLQQLHHTDATERSDVLSPFVEDVKARVERSGYHVKTNIGIGRYSIDLAVYDEDNNEYLLGIICDVDNNLDMTARRDLIHQEKYLRARNWDLYRVFSSNWYMDKNKEMRAIREYLK; encoded by the coding sequence ATGGCATTGCAAAAAGATCGATTACTAGAATCATTGGATCAATTACGAGACACGATACGTCAGGAAGAACAGTTAAAAGGACGACAAGTTCCGGTATGTTCGGATAATGTGTTACGTGAAATCGCTAAAACGAAACCACTGAAAATCAGTGATTTTTTAGCGATATCCGGTATTGGTCGTGTATTTATGGAACGCTATGCCAGTCGATTCTTGCAAGTGATTATGACCTATCAACAAGAGAGTGTCAATGAAGTTCATGTCTCGAAGACAGCCTTTAAGGTCCTCGATCACTACAAAGATCGACTCACCAATATATCGCGCAGAAATCCCAATTTATACATGGGAAAAATCGTCCGACGACGTAATTTTGACATGGCTGCATTACAACTAAATTTAGAGATTGTCCAATTTCTCACAAATAAGCGACAAAAAGTATTGTCATTACGATTTCCATCCACGATTGAAGGGGACCAACTAGAACGACACATCACGGTGTTATACCGGGAAACCAACAAGGATGAAAAAGAAACGGGTTCCTATGATCTCTACCTGGCCTATCCTTATGTAGAAGGTGTATTTAAACGCGATCAGTTCGCGATAAAGGCACCGCTTTTATATTTTCCAGTTAAATTGGTGCGAAAGCAACGAGCCTTTGAATTGCATAAAGTAACGGATAAAGATATTATTTTCAACCGTGATTTATTACTAGCAATATCTAAATTTGAACAGAATGATGTGGATTCCAAAACACCGTTCTTACAAGAAGTATCGATTAAGGCCATTAGAGATATTGTCATTCCCTATTACGAAGCCAATGGTATTGAACTAAAAAAACCAGAAGTATCCATGGATTTCATTCCTTTTAAGCGGGAACTGAAAGATCAATTCGTCAAACGAAAAAAAGGGGTCTTTCACCTGTTGGAATACATGACGTTAGGACGGTACAAACTCTATTCATCGATGATTCAAAAAGATATGAGTACGATTTTGGATCAACAAAAATACAATGATTTATTGGAAGGTTTAATTGACGAAAGCAACTTGTACTCTCAAGAAAAAGATGTCGTCTTTCAATTGTCTAGTGCACCGATCAATGAAGAGCGGTTATCGTATATAAATGATGTGAACTACGCCCAAGAGAAAGTCATTGATTTGGTGAATACCGAACAAAAACTTGTGATTTGGGGGCCACCGGGAACGGGGAAAAGTCAAACCATTACCAGTTTGATTGCATCCAGTGTTTTAAAAGGACAAAACGTCCTAGTTGTCAGTGAGAAAAAAGTCGCTTTGGATGTGATTTACTCGCGACTAAAAAACGCATCGCGATACACGATGTTTATTGACGATACGGAAAACAAGCAAGCATTCTATCAAAAGATGCAGACCTTTGTGAGTCCCTCAGCACCCGAACGAACGTTGAATAATGATATTTATGAGTTGGAACAACAAATATCCAAAGTCCTGTTTGATATGGATCGGGCGATTGAACTCTTGTATCATGAATCGATTCAGTATGTACCGATTCATAAATTGTATTCACGGTATGTACGAGATAAGGACGTTCTTGCCGATTTTACACCTAAACAAGTGCATCAATTATTTGCCAGTGTCTTTGGCGATATTACGTTTAAACAAATGGATATTTTGGAACAAACATTTGATACAAATGCCCATTTGCGTGACTATCTTCGATACGAAACAATGTGCCGAGACTATCCACTTCTAGAAAAACTAGAAACAAAAATATCACGCAGTAATAAGATCGATTTGGAAAACTTCACAGAAGAATTTCGAAAACTAGAAAATCAGTTGGAACATGTGTGGTTCTTGAAACGTCGAAAATTGAAAAAAGAGTTTATCGAAGGGCATAAAAAGTCAATATTGTATCTCACTAAAAAACGATCGATTGATAAAGCCTATATGAAACTTCTATTACAAGATGATACGTTGCATAACTACATCATGACCAACCTCAATAAACTCAATAAATTACGGAAACGTCATAAAGAACTAACACCGTTTAAACACAAATTCCTCAACATGTTTTTAACGCATCCACAACTGATGAATCGTGAGGATCCAGCGAAGATAAGACGGTATTTATTTGATGCGTTTTATACTGGATACTTAGAAGAATTTAAAGCACAACATCAAGAGTATTTATACATCTTTGATAAGTACGAAGACAAGCGTCAAGAACTCGACAGACTGATGGAACAAAAACGAGAAATCACGATTGAAACCTTTGATATGGAACTTTATAAATATGCCTTAAATCTACTGGATTCCAAACGAATTATGGATATCAAACGCAGTTTGGAAAGTGAACGTAAACTTAGTGTCAAAGCATTTATTAATCAGTTTCAGTTGGAATTGATGAACAGCATTAAAATTTGGATGATGACACCAGAAACCGTAAGTGCCATCTTGCCATTGGTGTATGGTATGTTTGATGTGGTAATCTTTGATGAAGCATCGCAGATGTATGTTGAAAAAGGAATCCCTTCCATCTATCGAGCTAAGAAAGTGGTCATTGCGGGAGATACGAAACAGTTACGACCTTCATCGCTTGGAATTGGACGTCTTGAAGACGACGATGAGTACTACGAAGAAGACGTGATTAAAGACATTACAATGGATGCGAAAAGTCTGCTAGATTTAGCACGCTACAAATACTATGAGACCATTTTAAACTACCATTATCGTAGTCGCTATGAAGAGTTGATTGCCTTTAGTAATTATGCATTCTACGAAGGAAAATTAATCGTATCACCGAATCAACAAACACCGGACAAACCACCAATTGAATACGTTCATGTAAAAGATGGTGTATTTGATAATCGACGTAATGAAGAAGAGGCGAAAGCGGTCATTAGGTTATTGCGAAAAGTGTTTCGCGAACGCACAAATAATGAAACCATTGGGGTTATTACATTTAATAGTTCCCAACGAGACTTGATTGAGAATTACATTGATGAGGAACTCTTCAAGCGCGGTAAATACCAAAAGCTATTTGAACGAGAATTATTCCGTCAAGAAGATGGCGAAGATAAGAGCTTGTTTGTGAAAAACATCGAAAATGTACAGGGTGACGAGCGCGACATTATCATTTTCTCAATGGGGTATGGCCGTGATCCTGAGGGGATTGTTCATCGTCGTTTTGGATGGCTGAATAACGAAGGTGGTCAAAATCGTTTGAACGTCGCCATTAGCCGGGCAAAACAAAAAGTATATTTCGTCTCATCACTCTATCCAGAAGAGCTAAAAGTAGAAGATTTAAAAAGTACAGGACCGAAGTTGTTGAAAAACTATATGCGTTATTGCTACTATATTTCGAACAATAAGCCCGATTTAGCTCGGGACGTACTACAGCAATTACACCATACCGATGCGACGGAACGTTCGGATGTATTATCGCCATTTGTCGAAGACGTTAAAGCACGGGTGGAACGTAGTGGATATCATGTAAAAACAAATATTGGTATCGGTCGTTACAGTATTGATTTAGCGGTTTATGATGAAGATAACAATGAGTATTTGCTTGGTATTATTTGTGATGTCGACAACAACCTAGATATGACTGCACGCCGTGATTTAATTCATCAAGAGAAGTATCTTCGTGCTCGAAACTGGGATTTATATCGTGTCTTCTCGTCCAATTGGTACATGGATAAAAACAAAGAGATGCGAGCCATCCGTGAGTACTTAAAATAA
- a CDS encoding fatty acid desaturase: protein MKRITINNIVRPYAKPSNARAIWQLANTLLPYFGLIALMFWMLQAGIHYLLVLPLSILPALFLVRIFILFHDCTHSSFMTSKKWMTVIGHVLGILTFTSYHQWQREHLTHHRTVGNLQQRGVGDVWTMTVDEYQQTSWLKRLGYRLYRHPFFLFGIGPFYMFVINQRLPIAMKTKKDWISLLISNLGILAIILTVSFTVGFKYYLMIQLPIIFIASSLGVWLFFVQHQYEEVYWADSDEWDITEAALKGSSVYKLPRILDWFTGNIAYHNVHHLNARIPNYNLRKLFHSTKAFRNSKEINILESIHLATLYLYDERLKKLISRRTFKKQYS from the coding sequence ATGAAACGAATCACAATTAACAACATTGTCCGCCCCTATGCGAAGCCGTCAAACGCTCGGGCGATATGGCAACTAGCAAACACGTTACTCCCGTATTTTGGTCTAATCGCGTTGATGTTTTGGATGCTACAAGCAGGTATTCACTACCTATTGGTCCTTCCATTATCAATATTACCGGCACTATTTTTAGTCCGGATATTTATCTTGTTTCATGACTGCACACACAGTTCCTTTATGACATCCAAAAAATGGATGACCGTGATTGGACATGTCCTTGGAATATTGACGTTTACGTCCTATCATCAATGGCAACGCGAACACTTAACCCATCACCGAACCGTTGGTAATTTACAACAACGAGGGGTTGGAGATGTATGGACAATGACCGTCGATGAATACCAACAGACTTCGTGGTTAAAACGTTTGGGTTATCGTCTATATCGTCATCCCTTCTTCTTATTTGGGATTGGTCCATTCTACATGTTTGTCATTAATCAACGTCTACCGATTGCGATGAAAACCAAAAAAGATTGGATTAGTTTACTCATTTCAAATCTCGGGATTTTAGCAATCATCCTCACGGTTTCATTCACCGTTGGATTTAAATACTATTTGATGATTCAACTTCCAATTATCTTCATTGCCTCTTCTCTTGGCGTATGGCTGTTCTTTGTCCAACACCAATACGAAGAAGTCTACTGGGCAGATAGCGATGAATGGGATATCACCGAAGCCGCATTAAAAGGATCGAGTGTCTATAAACTACCACGTATTTTAGATTGGTTTACCGGTAATATCGCGTATCACAATGTTCATCATTTAAACGCACGTATTCCCAATTATAACCTTCGAAAACTATTCCACTCAACCAAAGCATTCCGCAATTCCAAAGAGATCAATATTCTTGAAAGCATCCACTTAGCAACACTTTACTTATACGATGAACGTCTCAAGAAACTCATATCACGTAGAACATTCAAGAAACAATACAGTTAA
- a CDS encoding Cof-type HAD-IIB family hydrolase: MEKYLIALDLDGTLLADWQTITPKTKKYLRSLSQQGHDIVIATGRPFRSSEEFYDQLGLTSPIINYNGGLITNKHDPDFDVRNISIPKEYIYDIVQQNKDIIKNAFGEVLDDIFLWHDTEEIRPLLHYFNGAKLTVGHFEDILHEDPNGFLIVCHQGQAQHLEDFIADKYKDRVLARNWGSFYNYVIELYTPETNKGLGLQYVAEHLGYDQDHIIAFGDAHNDIEMLRYAGLGVAMKNAQDRLKVHADDITEYDNTEDGLVHYLTSFFKTKQKHVKK; this comes from the coding sequence ATGGAAAAGTATTTAATTGCACTTGATTTGGACGGCACCCTCCTTGCGGATTGGCAAACAATTACGCCAAAAACCAAAAAATATTTACGCTCCTTGTCACAACAAGGACACGACATTGTTATAGCGACAGGACGTCCATTTCGGAGCAGTGAAGAATTCTATGATCAACTCGGACTAACAAGCCCAATTATCAATTATAACGGTGGTTTAATCACCAATAAACACGACCCTGATTTTGACGTGCGAAACATCTCGATTCCCAAAGAATACATCTACGACATCGTCCAACAGAATAAGGACATCATTAAGAATGCATTTGGTGAAGTATTGGACGACATCTTCCTATGGCATGATACCGAGGAAATTCGACCATTATTACATTACTTTAACGGTGCCAAACTCACTGTCGGCCATTTTGAAGACATTTTACATGAAGATCCCAATGGTTTCTTAATTGTTTGTCACCAGGGACAGGCACAGCATCTTGAAGACTTCATTGCAGACAAATACAAAGACCGTGTTCTTGCACGTAATTGGGGCTCATTTTATAATTATGTCATTGAACTATATACTCCAGAAACCAACAAAGGACTTGGTTTACAGTACGTTGCCGAACACCTTGGGTATGATCAAGATCACATCATCGCATTTGGCGACGCTCACAATGATATTGAAATGCTACGGTATGCTGGTCTCGGTGTTGCCATGAAAAATGCTCAAGATCGCCTGAAAGTCCACGCCGATGACATAACCGAATATGATAACACGGAAGATGGCCTTGTTCATTACTTAACATCGTTCTTTAAAACCAAACAAAAACACGTAAAAAAATAA
- the ftsY gene encoding signal recognition particle-docking protein FtsY, with translation MGFFKNLFQSKSKKEQAEKYRIGMAKTRRGVLAHLQELLDNRSDISDDLFDELEEIFIMADIGVNTVVKIVSHLRKEVDTRGVTDVEEVKELLIDQLFRLYVKDSIVSSNLDIQQNRVNVVLFVGVNGVGKTTTIAKVAYEYIKKGKQVLMVAGDTFRAGAINQLKIWAERVGADFYAKEEGSDPSSVMFDAIEHAKKNEIDVILCDTAGRLQNKTNLMKELEKINKVIGREIDGAPHETLLVIDATTGQNGLSQAKIFNEVTTITGIVLTKLDGTAKGGIVLAIRDEMDIPIKYVGLGETLDDLEHFDIEEYIYGMFEGIF, from the coding sequence ATGGGATTCTTTAAGAATTTATTTCAATCCAAAAGTAAAAAAGAACAAGCAGAGAAATATCGTATTGGAATGGCGAAAACCAGGCGTGGTGTCCTCGCTCATCTTCAAGAATTATTAGACAATCGGTCGGATATATCCGATGACCTTTTTGATGAACTAGAAGAAATCTTTATCATGGCCGATATTGGTGTCAATACCGTTGTTAAAATTGTCAGTCACCTTCGCAAAGAAGTCGATACAAGAGGGGTTACGGATGTTGAGGAAGTAAAAGAATTATTGATTGATCAATTGTTTCGTTTGTATGTGAAAGATTCCATTGTATCTTCGAATTTAGATATCCAACAAAATCGGGTTAATGTCGTGTTGTTTGTCGGTGTTAATGGTGTTGGAAAAACAACAACAATAGCGAAAGTAGCTTATGAATACATCAAAAAAGGAAAACAAGTACTGATGGTGGCCGGTGATACATTTCGTGCTGGAGCGATCAATCAATTAAAGATATGGGCAGAGCGTGTTGGTGCAGATTTTTATGCCAAAGAAGAAGGCAGTGATCCGTCCAGTGTGATGTTTGATGCCATCGAACATGCCAAGAAAAACGAGATTGATGTAATCTTGTGCGACACGGCTGGACGGCTTCAAAATAAAACGAATTTGATGAAAGAATTGGAAAAGATTAATAAAGTTATTGGACGTGAAATTGATGGTGCACCCCATGAAACATTATTGGTGATTGATGCGACAACGGGACAAAATGGATTGTCACAAGCAAAAATCTTTAATGAAGTGACAACCATTACTGGGATAGTTCTTACCAAGTTAGATGGAACAGCAAAAGGTGGTATTGTGCTTGCGATTCGTGATGAAATGGATATACCGATTAAATACGTCGGTCTAGGCGAAACCCTAGATGACTTAGAGCATTTTGATATTGAGGAATACATCTATGGCATGTTTGAGGGGATTTTCTAA
- a CDS encoding thioredoxin family protein — MKEIKTLKQFYDVIENEPNVLVYWYTKWCPDCFATKPHLPRLENEFSTIEFYSMDRDVDINLAKHLEIFGIPSFLYFENGEEVGRYVDKKRKSYDQIKAFINDAQTK, encoded by the coding sequence ATGAAGGAGATCAAAACCCTTAAACAGTTTTATGATGTGATTGAAAATGAACCGAACGTATTGGTGTATTGGTATACGAAATGGTGTCCCGACTGCTTTGCAACGAAACCACATTTACCTCGGTTGGAAAACGAATTTAGTACCATTGAGTTTTATAGTATGGATCGTGATGTTGATATTAATCTAGCAAAACATCTAGAGATTTTTGGAATTCCTAGTTTCTTGTATTTTGAGAATGGTGAAGAAGTAGGACGATATGTCGATAAGAAACGTAAGTCCTACGATCAGATCAAAGCATTTATTAACGATGCACAAACAAAATAA
- a CDS encoding DNA translocase FtsK: MFGWKKRKNVVEERTPDTKPFEIPQIQDESMTKKYQKDHFVSPIFGTHVKDEIVIPNPTKRTGDLDLQLDGFRTKPKMTKETMEERYGTAYPEFDLVKGKNLKEAMEHQGKRRHRLNDPIVSEVTEQPRQTPPQPKTSLGDFFDKDTVKEARKDIQEEVLVDEPQPNIEPKPEPKRYPKKPLRQQYGSYKLPHTGLLTRPVKQATNTDDWVQNQIDILDRTFEEFSVGARVKTYTKGPTVTRYEIELESGVYVKKVTGITDNIKMALAAKEIRMEAPIPGKNTVGIEVPNEIPEIVHFVDIVSRDEFTHSKDPLTIALGLDIDGNGVYTSISKMPHGLVAGATGSGKSVCINTILMSLLFTYSPDDLKLMLIDPKMVELSAYNELPHLITPVITDSKIATAGLRWAVEEMERRFVIFKEEGVKDITSYNNKAFNENLDKMPYIVIIVDELADLMMIASNSVEEAIMRITQKARAAGMHLIIATQRPSTDVVKGTIKSNIPTRIAFMVSSYIDSMTIIDSAGADKLLGRGDMLFAESGKPQIRVQGAYISDSEIYNVNEFIRKQRPSEYMFTQETLVKKATRNESMDDLFEEVARFVVENEEASINKISKEFRIGFNRAQKIVEELYAIGVVSDNVGSKARSVLITIDELEKILDES, encoded by the coding sequence ATGTTTGGATGGAAAAAACGAAAGAATGTTGTGGAAGAACGAACGCCGGATACCAAACCGTTTGAAATTCCACAAATTCAAGATGAATCGATGACGAAGAAGTATCAGAAAGATCACTTTGTGTCACCGATTTTTGGGACGCATGTAAAAGACGAAATCGTCATCCCAAATCCAACCAAACGTACCGGTGATTTGGATTTGCAATTAGATGGATTCCGAACCAAACCGAAAATGACAAAAGAAACCATGGAAGAACGATATGGAACGGCATATCCGGAGTTTGATTTGGTGAAAGGAAAGAACTTAAAAGAAGCGATGGAACATCAAGGTAAGCGTCGTCATCGACTGAACGATCCCATTGTTTCAGAGGTAACTGAACAACCACGGCAAACACCACCGCAACCGAAAACGAGTCTCGGTGATTTCTTTGATAAAGATACCGTAAAAGAAGCACGGAAGGACATCCAAGAAGAAGTACTCGTTGATGAACCTCAACCTAACATTGAGCCAAAGCCAGAACCGAAACGATATCCGAAGAAACCACTTCGTCAACAATATGGTAGTTATAAATTGCCTCATACAGGTCTATTGACAAGACCGGTAAAACAAGCAACCAATACCGATGATTGGGTTCAAAATCAAATCGATATTCTTGATCGTACGTTTGAGGAGTTCAGTGTTGGTGCACGCGTGAAAACCTATACCAAAGGTCCTACGGTAACACGCTATGAAATTGAATTAGAAAGTGGCGTGTACGTCAAAAAAGTTACCGGTATTACCGATAATATAAAAATGGCATTGGCTGCGAAAGAGATTCGAATGGAAGCCCCAATTCCTGGGAAGAACACCGTCGGTATTGAAGTGCCGAATGAAATCCCGGAAATTGTTCATTTTGTCGATATTGTCAGTCGTGATGAGTTTACGCATAGCAAAGATCCATTAACCATTGCCCTTGGACTCGATATTGATGGGAATGGTGTTTATACATCGATTTCAAAAATGCCCCACGGCTTGGTTGCTGGCGCAACCGGAAGTGGAAAAAGTGTTTGTATTAATACGATATTAATGAGTTTGCTATTTACGTATTCTCCCGATGATTTAAAATTGATGTTGATTGATCCGAAAATGGTCGAACTTAGCGCCTACAATGAGTTGCCACATCTCATTACGCCGGTTATTACCGATAGTAAAATTGCGACGGCTGGATTACGCTGGGCAGTGGAAGAAATGGAACGTCGTTTTGTGATATTTAAAGAAGAAGGCGTGAAAGACATCACCTCCTATAACAACAAGGCCTTCAATGAGAACTTAGATAAAATGCCATACATCGTTATCATTGTCGACGAACTTGCCGATTTGATGATGATTGCATCCAACAGTGTTGAAGAAGCAATTATGCGGATTACCCAAAAAGCGCGTGCTGCAGGAATGCATTTAATTATTGCTACCCAACGTCCATCGACGGATGTTGTTAAAGGAACGATTAAATCGAACATTCCTACTCGTATCGCATTTATGGTTAGTAGCTATATTGATTCCATGACGATTATTGATAGTGCCGGAGCCGATAAATTACTGGGTCGTGGTGATATGTTGTTTGCCGAAAGTGGTAAACCTCAAATCCGGGTACAGGGTGCCTATATCAGTGATAGTGAAATATATAATGTCAATGAGTTCATCCGTAAGCAACGCCCAAGTGAGTACATGTTTACCCAAGAAACCTTGGTGAAAAAAGCAACACGTAATGAGAGTATGGATGACTTGTTTGAAGAGGTCGCTCGTTTTGTTGTAGAAAATGAAGAAGCGTCGATCAATAAAATTAGTAAAGAGTTTCGGATTGGATTCAATCGCGCTCAAAAAATTGTTGAGGAACTATACGCAATTGGAGTCGTATCCGATAACGTTGGAAGTAAGGCGCGCAGTGTCTTGATTACAATCGATGAACTGGAAAAAATACTGGATGAAAGCTAG